A genomic window from Providencia alcalifaciens includes:
- a CDS encoding helix-turn-helix domain-containing protein → MTIDFTIPKLAQLTEKSSCSINPELLVQLASEAIASGLSPIHDFDIEGMLLDKYGQTLWSNCKSDSSTVLPSWIFSQMQVTALDDQPINSQGHTYYFAPIYDETRLLAMLVLRGESTYSNILLALTLTLGREISEKLKCHFYWQKLSEKTHGHNLFHDLNIHEVEKALIIEAALAYGGKIQEMHQALNMGRTTLWRKLKQYQIDIREYKF, encoded by the coding sequence ATGACAATTGATTTTACAATTCCCAAACTCGCACAGCTTACAGAAAAATCATCATGCTCCATTAATCCGGAGTTATTGGTACAACTGGCAAGTGAAGCCATCGCTAGTGGCTTATCACCTATCCATGATTTCGATATTGAAGGGATGTTGTTGGATAAATACGGTCAAACCTTATGGTCTAACTGTAAATCAGACAGCAGTACCGTGTTGCCATCTTGGATATTCTCTCAAATGCAGGTCACTGCGCTAGATGACCAGCCGATTAACTCACAAGGACATACTTATTATTTTGCCCCTATTTATGATGAAACGCGGTTGCTAGCCATGTTGGTGTTACGTGGGGAGTCAACCTACAGCAATATACTGTTAGCACTCACTCTTACCCTAGGGAGAGAAATTAGTGAAAAGCTGAAGTGTCACTTTTACTGGCAAAAGCTTTCAGAGAAGACTCACGGACATAATCTGTTCCATGACTTAAACATCCATGAAGTGGAAAAAGCGTTAATTATCGAAGCCGCGCTGGCATACGGTGGAAAAATTCAGGAGATGCATCAAGCGTTAAATATGGGGCGTACTACGCTGTGGCGTAAGCTGAAGCAGTACCAGATTGATATTCGTGAATATAAATTCTAA
- a CDS encoding haloacid dehalogenase-like hydrolase, whose amino-acid sequence MQKRYLDCSASEIAKMNKKSLLEAIKASEGRLLVSETIGTIQPVLMNVTNAELAASQGADILLLNVFDVNNPVMQGLPEGIAADDIIRTLKHLTGRAIGVNLEPVPAGFNNPHQDKQWKISEGRLATVKNALKLKQMGADIIVLTGNPGNGVTNQEINQSLKELKAVVGEDIVLITGKMHAAGVLNASAEQLITEEDIHSFIKSGADIILLPAPGTVPGISSEFVQKMVSYCHSQRVMTMTAIGTSQEGADLQTIRQIALMCKMAGTDLHHIGDSGYNGIALPENILNYSIVIRGVRHTYSRIARSINR is encoded by the coding sequence ATGCAAAAACGTTATTTGGATTGTTCCGCTTCTGAAATTGCAAAAATGAATAAGAAAAGCTTACTGGAAGCGATTAAAGCCAGTGAAGGGCGGTTACTGGTGAGTGAAACTATCGGGACTATTCAGCCTGTCTTGATGAACGTCACCAATGCGGAGCTGGCAGCAAGTCAAGGCGCCGACATTTTGCTATTGAATGTTTTTGATGTGAATAATCCTGTGATGCAGGGGTTGCCAGAAGGCATTGCAGCTGATGACATTATCCGTACCTTAAAGCACTTAACAGGACGTGCGATTGGTGTGAATTTGGAACCTGTTCCTGCAGGGTTTAATAATCCCCATCAAGATAAACAGTGGAAAATCTCAGAAGGGCGTTTGGCCACTGTCAAAAATGCCCTGAAATTAAAACAGATGGGGGCAGATATTATTGTCCTGACTGGGAATCCGGGTAATGGTGTCACTAACCAAGAAATCAACCAAAGCCTCAAAGAACTCAAAGCGGTGGTGGGGGAAGATATTGTTCTTATTACGGGAAAAATGCATGCCGCGGGAGTCCTCAATGCGTCTGCTGAGCAGTTAATTACCGAAGAGGATATTCATTCCTTTATTAAGAGCGGTGCAGATATTATTTTACTGCCAGCACCGGGAACTGTTCCGGGAATATCTTCGGAATTTGTGCAGAAAATGGTGAGTTATTGTCACTCTCAGCGAGTAATGACCATGACTGCGATTGGTACATCCCAAGAAGGGGCTGATCTGCAAACGATTCGTCAGATTGCCTTAATGTGCAAAATGGCAGGAACGGATCTACATCATATTGGTGACTCGGGTTATAACGGCATCGCCTTACCTGAGAATATCTTGAATTACAGTATTGTGATCCGCGGAGTTAGACACACCTATTCCCGTATCGCACGCTCGATTAACCGCTAA
- a CDS encoding cupredoxin domain-containing protein, with protein sequence MKTLLRFLLVFICAVLPQSALSAEKYTVELEMKNGDLIPRVLEVPAKTIIRIKITNTGTEPAEFESLQLRKEKVLAPGASSVVVIAPLKPGSYTFFDDFHLSHPKGEIIAKE encoded by the coding sequence ATGAAAACATTACTCCGCTTTTTACTGGTATTTATTTGTGCAGTACTTCCGCAATCTGCCCTAAGCGCCGAAAAATATACCGTTGAATTAGAAATGAAAAATGGGGATTTAATCCCACGCGTTCTGGAAGTGCCAGCAAAAACTATTATTCGTATCAAAATTACCAATACAGGCACTGAACCCGCAGAGTTCGAAAGTTTACAACTGCGCAAAGAAAAAGTATTGGCGCCCGGAGCCAGTTCCGTGGTGGTTATTGCACCTTTAAAACCAGGTAGTTACACATTTTTCGACGATTTCCATCTGTCACATCCAAAAGGCGAGATCATCGCTAAAGAGTAG
- a CDS encoding iron transporter, with product MKLSYQTAVLGLTLFSLSAFAQEYPLGQPVIKNGMEIQGVYLQPITMDTGEGHQKMSHLPADKADVHLEADIRAVEENPNGFAEGDWMPYLTVEYTVTKLGDKPQTQSGTFMPMVASDGPHYGENIKLNGNGKYRVTYKVYPPSHNQQVAFGRHIDKETGVAPWFEPFEVSWDFDYAGIGRKGSY from the coding sequence ATGAAATTATCTTATCAGACAGCCGTTTTGGGCTTAACCTTATTCTCTCTATCTGCCTTTGCTCAAGAGTATCCTCTCGGTCAACCTGTCATTAAAAACGGCATGGAAATCCAAGGTGTTTATTTACAGCCTATCACTATGGACACCGGAGAAGGTCATCAAAAGATGTCTCACCTGCCAGCGGATAAAGCCGACGTTCACTTAGAAGCCGACATTCGCGCGGTAGAAGAGAACCCGAATGGCTTTGCAGAAGGCGATTGGATGCCTTACTTAACTGTCGAATATACCGTCACCAAACTGGGTGATAAGCCACAGACTCAATCAGGCACCTTTATGCCGATGGTAGCAAGCGATGGTCCTCACTACGGTGAAAATATTAAACTGAACGGTAATGGTAAATATCGCGTTACCTATAAAGTTTATCCACCTTCACACAATCAACAAGTCGCTTTCGGCCGCCACATTGATAAAGAAACCGGGGTTGCTCCTTGGTTCGAACCGTTCGAAGTCTCTTGGGACTTTGACTATGCCGGCATTGGTCGCAAAGGCAGTTACTAA
- the efeB gene encoding iron uptake transporter deferrochelatase/peroxidase subunit has translation MQDKLKSESQPLGFSQSKVSRRHALKTLVMGGAILAAPALSAKASIADCELTYDKSINYLGSHQAGVLTPEQKNASFIAFRITSTTLDELQTLFTVLTQRIAFLTQVQKSTPNQNDKMPPAESGILGTLIQPDALSVTVSLGDSLFDSRFGLEKLKPSQLVEMTSFPNDRLEDKWCGGDVVLQICANSQESVIYALRDILRHTSPYCFPLWKIDGFLPSRDIDKRSTPINLFGFKDGTGNAPTDDSKLMDELIWVTEDSKEPAWCVGGTYQAVRLIRFNLEFWDRTPLEDQENDFGRHKATGAPMGMKSEMDDPAFDKDPHGDRVLFDSHMRRAEPRNPTRYTAKLRRRSYSYSLGLTDNGALDMGLIFVSYQKNLKTGFIDTQKRLNGEPLERYIKPFGGGYYFVLPGIQSEQDQLAKELFAALKATK, from the coding sequence ATGCAAGATAAACTAAAAAGCGAGTCACAACCTTTGGGGTTTTCTCAATCTAAAGTATCTCGCCGCCATGCGCTAAAAACCTTAGTCATGGGGGGCGCTATCCTTGCTGCACCCGCCCTCAGTGCTAAAGCATCCATTGCGGATTGCGAGCTGACTTATGACAAAAGCATCAATTATTTAGGTTCACACCAAGCAGGCGTGTTAACCCCAGAACAGAAAAATGCTTCATTTATCGCTTTTCGAATCACGTCGACGACTCTTGATGAGCTGCAAACGCTGTTCACAGTATTAACTCAACGTATTGCCTTTCTGACCCAAGTACAAAAATCTACGCCGAATCAGAATGATAAAATGCCTCCCGCAGAGTCTGGGATTTTAGGTACCCTCATTCAGCCTGATGCCCTAAGTGTCACGGTCTCCTTGGGAGATAGCTTATTTGATTCACGCTTTGGATTAGAAAAGCTTAAACCGAGCCAATTGGTGGAAATGACCAGCTTCCCGAACGACCGTTTAGAAGACAAATGGTGTGGTGGCGATGTGGTGCTGCAAATTTGTGCCAATAGCCAAGAAAGTGTGATTTATGCGCTGCGTGATATACTTCGCCATACTTCACCTTATTGTTTCCCGCTATGGAAAATCGATGGGTTCTTACCATCAAGGGATATCGATAAACGCTCTACCCCAATTAATTTATTTGGCTTTAAAGATGGCACCGGTAATGCACCAACCGATGATAGCAAATTAATGGATGAACTAATTTGGGTCACGGAAGATAGCAAAGAGCCAGCCTGGTGTGTCGGTGGAACCTACCAAGCCGTTCGCCTAATTCGTTTTAATCTCGAATTTTGGGATAGAACCCCACTGGAAGATCAAGAAAATGACTTTGGACGCCATAAAGCAACAGGCGCGCCAATGGGGATGAAGTCCGAAATGGATGACCCCGCGTTCGACAAAGATCCTCACGGTGACCGCGTCTTATTTGACTCCCATATGCGCCGTGCCGAACCAAGAAACCCAACTCGCTATACCGCAAAATTACGCCGCCGCAGTTACAGCTATTCCCTCGGCTTAACCGATAACGGCGCATTGGATATGGGGCTGATTTTTGTTTCATATCAAAAGAACTTAAAAACTGGTTTTATTGATACTCAAAAACGGTTAAATGGCGAACCACTGGAGCGCTATATTAAACCGTTTGGTGGTGGTTACTATTTCGTTTTACCCGGTATTCAATCAGAGCAAGACCAACTCGCTAAAGAATTATTTGCCGCGCTGAAAGCCACTAAATAA
- a CDS encoding response regulator transcription factor, whose product MNSAIHVIVENDNVFKNKLKSKMESFDFIFKFYNDEEIFISTYTYPQEENAKDCVLLFVGNDSNHINKLKNLTQSLAVVPVIVIAEEPSAALCRDCFKAGAFDFYAFPFDDKVFLSAIQGANEHFDKQNKNHKKYIYLADKFDRLSAREREIMDMILDGNTSRETAEKLSLSPRTVEVHRSNIYTKLGIKSLPQLIQEYEYINTYSENT is encoded by the coding sequence ATGAATAGCGCCATTCATGTAATCGTTGAAAACGATAATGTCTTTAAGAATAAACTGAAATCAAAGATGGAATCTTTTGATTTTATTTTTAAATTCTATAATGACGAAGAGATATTTATTAGTACTTATACCTACCCTCAGGAAGAAAATGCAAAGGATTGTGTTTTATTATTCGTAGGCAATGACTCAAATCATATTAATAAATTAAAAAATCTTACTCAATCTTTAGCTGTCGTCCCTGTTATCGTCATCGCAGAAGAACCTTCGGCGGCACTATGCAGAGACTGTTTCAAGGCTGGAGCCTTTGATTTCTATGCATTTCCATTTGATGACAAAGTGTTTCTAAGCGCTATTCAAGGAGCTAATGAACACTTTGATAAACAAAATAAAAATCATAAAAAATATATCTATTTAGCAGATAAATTCGATCGCCTCTCTGCAAGAGAGCGTGAAATCATGGACATGATTTTAGACGGAAATACCAGTAGAGAAACTGCTGAAAAACTGTCCTTATCGCCAAGAACCGTAGAAGTACACCGTTCAAATATTTATACAAAACTAGGAATAAAATCACTACCTCAATTAATCCAAGAGTATGAATATATTAATACTTATTCTGAAAACACTTAA
- a CDS encoding FTR1 family iron permease — translation MGQVLFVVWRESFEALLVIGIIYAWIKRHPDARNGMKYLWGGVGLGIAMSILLALLIYGVFNVLDDTGQSIFMIVMEILACILIVQMVYWMNKSGGSMKKELESGINRNAEHHSWWGATLIIAIAIAREGSEIVVFLSSFIMSLTAENANEFIFEVAAGIVIAGMTLYAFLLTNRIISWKIFFKVTGVILLFLALSLLLRGVEEISNLMIEFDYPIPEFLIYPAWDTSALLDDSGVVGNFISSFFAYRSQPIWLSVITFVVYWIVILALFVWSKNHAAKRNLQNA, via the coding sequence ATGGGACAAGTTCTCTTTGTAGTTTGGCGCGAAAGTTTTGAAGCGCTGTTAGTGATCGGCATCATTTATGCGTGGATAAAACGCCACCCTGATGCTCGCAACGGGATGAAATACCTATGGGGCGGCGTTGGACTCGGTATCGCCATGTCCATCTTACTCGCTCTGCTGATTTATGGCGTATTCAATGTCCTTGATGACACCGGACAATCTATTTTCATGATAGTCATGGAGATCCTCGCCTGTATCTTGATTGTTCAAATGGTCTATTGGATGAACAAAAGCGGCGGCTCGATGAAAAAAGAGCTGGAATCAGGTATCAATCGTAATGCCGAACACCATAGTTGGTGGGGTGCGACCTTAATCATCGCCATCGCAATTGCCCGTGAAGGCAGCGAAATTGTTGTTTTCCTTTCCAGTTTTATCATGTCGTTAACCGCTGAAAATGCTAACGAATTTATCTTTGAAGTTGCCGCAGGTATCGTTATTGCAGGCATGACTCTGTATGCCTTCTTATTAACTAACCGAATTATTTCATGGAAAATTTTCTTTAAAGTCACTGGCGTGATTTTACTGTTCCTCGCCCTCTCCTTATTACTCCGAGGCGTTGAAGAGATTTCAAACTTAATGATTGAGTTTGACTATCCAATTCCTGAATTTTTAATCTACCCTGCATGGGATACCAGCGCATTACTGGATGACTCCGGTGTGGTTGGCAACTTTATCTCATCATTCTTTGCATACCGTTCACAGCCAATTTGGCTCAGTGTCATCACCTTTGTTGTCTATTGGATTGTGATCCTCGCACTGTTTGTTTGGAGCAAAAACCATGCCGCTAAACGGAACTTACAAAATGCGTAA
- a CDS encoding LysR family transcriptional regulator, protein MTEPWQRLPALTLKQLQYFVTLTHLRHFTETANRLAVSQPALSSAIRQIETVIGGKLINRTAASVTLTELGAAILPHAERILSVSHRGFSDIQKIIEEGGNGTLRIGLVPSVSSLLFPIIPEQLQQYFPKLNVEFYDQTNDALVNKLVNNEIDFGIGVLDSSVPEELTLYPLQDDPFVAVIHCDEFISDNTFHLPWKCLNNRDIAMFSKGNINRLVSATIESNRFNINPRYQVDYIETLYGLVRSKLAIGILPQLYTVHLRDPELKVLQLQQPALTRSISLMRNSQTLTPMMESVFQLLFKALRRTPTHQS, encoded by the coding sequence ATGACTGAGCCATGGCAGCGCCTTCCGGCATTAACACTAAAGCAGTTGCAATATTTTGTGACTCTGACACATCTGCGTCATTTTACCGAAACCGCAAATCGTTTAGCGGTGAGTCAGCCAGCATTGAGCAGCGCGATACGGCAGATTGAAACTGTGATTGGCGGTAAGTTGATTAACCGTACGGCAGCGTCAGTGACATTGACGGAGCTAGGCGCCGCAATCTTACCGCATGCGGAGCGTATTTTAAGTGTTTCCCACCGAGGCTTCAGCGATATTCAAAAAATTATCGAAGAGGGTGGCAATGGCACATTGCGAATTGGGTTGGTTCCTTCCGTCAGCTCGTTATTATTCCCGATTATTCCTGAACAATTACAGCAATATTTTCCTAAGCTGAATGTGGAGTTTTATGACCAAACTAATGACGCATTAGTGAATAAATTGGTGAATAACGAAATTGATTTTGGGATAGGCGTATTAGATAGCTCCGTTCCTGAAGAGTTAACCTTATACCCTTTGCAGGATGACCCATTTGTTGCGGTGATCCACTGTGATGAATTTATTTCAGATAATACATTTCATCTGCCGTGGAAATGTTTAAATAATCGTGATATTGCCATGTTTTCAAAAGGAAATATTAATCGATTAGTGAGCGCAACAATTGAAAGTAATCGTTTTAATATTAATCCTCGATATCAAGTCGATTATATTGAAACCTTATATGGATTAGTGAGATCGAAATTAGCGATTGGCATTTTGCCTCAGTTATATACGGTGCATTTACGGGATCCTGAGCTAAAAGTTTTACAGTTACAACAACCCGCATTAACGCGTTCAATATCATTAATGCGTAATAGCCAAACGCTAACACCAATGATGGAATCTGTTTTCCAGCTATTATTTAAAGCATTACGTCGCACGCCTACTCATCAATCTTAA
- a CDS encoding EfeM/EfeO family lipoprotein, translated as MRKITRLAISVIVASLMASTAYGKALRSPVQTGDNIIIAKGDIPTPEKYQPAIQEYLSFVNNELSEMVVQLEKLNQSVQKGQLAQAKAAYIQAHQHYETVRPVIVLFGNTDRTINSRADYFLDKEKDYRFVGFHLVEYLLFSKQDLKAALPASDELRLKGRDLQKRVLTETIEIPKLVQASADFVEMILEIKLSGQENIYSLSDLSDMAANIKGSQAIIEVISPFIESKTLDQIKENDQKINKIVQSYQLAKGQYAPYSQLKQQDKMALYSLLTQQAELLATLRAQLDVDVYYKY; from the coding sequence ATGCGTAAAATCACCCGCTTAGCCATAAGCGTAATCGTCGCGTCACTCATGGCATCTACTGCCTATGGCAAAGCCCTACGCTCCCCTGTGCAAACAGGGGACAACATTATCATTGCTAAGGGGGATATTCCTACCCCTGAAAAATATCAGCCTGCCATTCAAGAATACTTATCTTTCGTCAACAATGAGTTAAGTGAAATGGTGGTGCAATTAGAAAAGCTCAATCAAAGTGTCCAAAAAGGCCAATTAGCGCAGGCGAAAGCGGCCTATATTCAAGCCCACCAGCACTATGAAACCGTGCGTCCAGTCATTGTGCTATTTGGTAATACCGACCGAACTATCAACTCTCGAGCGGATTATTTTCTGGATAAAGAAAAAGATTACCGCTTCGTAGGATTTCACTTGGTTGAATATCTCCTATTTTCCAAACAAGATCTCAAAGCGGCGCTGCCAGCTTCTGATGAATTACGATTAAAAGGGCGCGATCTGCAAAAACGAGTCCTGACCGAAACCATTGAAATACCGAAACTAGTGCAAGCTTCCGCCGATTTTGTGGAGATGATCCTCGAAATCAAACTATCGGGACAAGAGAATATTTATAGCCTCTCTGACCTGTCGGATATGGCGGCAAATATCAAGGGGTCTCAGGCCATCATCGAGGTGATCAGCCCGTTTATTGAATCCAAGACCCTTGATCAGATAAAAGAAAATGATCAAAAAATTAATAAAATTGTGCAGTCATATCAATTAGCTAAAGGTCAATACGCGCCTTATAGCCAGCTAAAACAACAAGACAAAATGGCGCTCTATTCCCTGTTAACGCAACAAGCTGAACTGCTCGCGACATTACGCGCTCAGTTGGATGTTGATGTTTACTATAAATATTAA
- the rimO gene encoding 30S ribosomal protein S12 methylthiotransferase RimO, whose product MSQNTNSVPKIGFVSLGCPKNLVDSERILTELRTDGYQVVPSYDDADLVIVNTCGFIDSAVQESLEAIGEALNENGKVIVTGCLGAKENQIREVHPKVLEITGPHSYEQVLNHVHHYVPKPEHDPFFSLVPEQGVKLTPKHYAYLKISEGCNHRCTFCIIPSMRGDLDSRAIGDVLNEAKRLVESGVKELLVISQDTSAYGVDVKHRTGFWDGQPVKTSMVGLCEQLASMGVWVRLHYVYPYPHVDDVIPLMAEGKVLPYLDIPLQHASPKILKLMKRPGAVERTLERIKRWREICPELTLRSTFIVGFPGETEEDFQMLLDFLQEARLDRVGCFKYSPVEGAKANELADQVPEEIKEERYHRFMQLQQEISTQRLQEKVGRELLVIIDEVDDEGAVGRSMADAPEIDGMVYLNGEFDVKAGDVVKVQIEHADEYDLWGTVVTE is encoded by the coding sequence ATGTCGCAAAATACGAATTCAGTGCCAAAGATTGGCTTTGTTTCGCTTGGCTGCCCCAAAAACCTCGTTGACTCAGAGCGTATCTTAACGGAGCTGCGTACTGATGGTTACCAAGTCGTTCCTAGCTATGACGATGCCGATCTGGTTATCGTGAACACCTGTGGCTTTATTGATAGTGCCGTTCAAGAGTCGTTAGAAGCTATCGGCGAAGCGTTGAACGAAAATGGTAAAGTGATTGTGACAGGATGCCTGGGCGCAAAAGAGAACCAAATCCGTGAAGTTCATCCAAAGGTATTAGAAATTACGGGCCCACATAGTTATGAACAAGTGTTAAATCACGTTCATCACTATGTGCCAAAACCAGAGCATGATCCGTTCTTTAGTTTAGTCCCAGAACAAGGCGTAAAATTAACGCCAAAACATTATGCTTACTTAAAAATATCCGAAGGCTGTAACCACCGTTGCACTTTCTGCATCATCCCTTCTATGCGTGGTGACTTAGATAGCCGTGCTATTGGTGATGTATTAAATGAAGCCAAGCGTTTAGTGGAATCAGGCGTTAAAGAGTTACTGGTGATTTCTCAAGATACGTCTGCTTATGGTGTGGATGTTAAACATCGTACTGGGTTTTGGGATGGTCAGCCGGTGAAAACCAGCATGGTGGGATTATGTGAGCAGTTAGCTTCTATGGGGGTTTGGGTTCGTCTGCATTACGTTTACCCATACCCACATGTTGATGATGTGATCCCATTAATGGCAGAAGGTAAAGTATTGCCTTACTTGGATATTCCATTACAGCACGCCAGTCCGAAAATTTTAAAACTAATGAAACGTCCGGGTGCGGTAGAAAGAACGTTAGAGCGTATTAAACGCTGGCGTGAAATTTGCCCTGAGCTGACATTGCGTTCGACGTTTATTGTCGGTTTCCCAGGTGAAACAGAAGAAGATTTCCAAATGCTGTTGGATTTCTTACAAGAAGCTCGATTAGATAGAGTCGGTTGCTTTAAATACAGCCCAGTTGAAGGCGCAAAAGCCAATGAACTGGCTGACCAAGTACCTGAAGAGATTAAAGAAGAGCGTTATCATCGCTTTATGCAGCTTCAGCAAGAGATATCAACTCAGCGCTTACAAGAAAAAGTGGGGCGCGAACTTTTAGTGATTATCGACGAAGTCGATGACGAAGGTGCAGTGGGTCGTAGTATGGCTGATGCGCCAGAAATTGACGGTATGGTGTACCTCAATGGGGAGTTTGATGTGAAAGCAGGGGATGTCGTTAAAGTGCAGATTGAGCATGCTGATGAATATGACCTGTGGGGCACCGTTGTTACCGAATAA
- a CDS encoding vWA domain-containing protein — protein MNLFKTSFFTAISAVFLLFFSSVSGAKSIIEPVKDSEVLDLVFILDKSGSMSGFESDTVGGYNSVLTENRNKAGKTFITTVLFNNKSSLLHNREPIDKVKNLTLDDYSVGGNTALLDAIGDTMVKMRENRKITKNNNVLFVIITDGEENSSTKYSQSKIKSMIKSAEVEDKWDFIFLGANIDAITAADNIGIKSSNATGYVQDGTGYDKAYKAVNKAVEAKQNAAPISEEWKQEVEQDAKDRKK, from the coding sequence ATGAATTTATTTAAGACTTCATTTTTTACTGCTATATCTGCCGTATTCCTACTCTTTTTTTCCAGCGTCTCTGGCGCTAAATCCATTATTGAACCAGTTAAAGATTCTGAAGTATTAGACTTAGTGTTTATCTTGGATAAAAGCGGTTCCATGTCTGGTTTTGAATCTGACACTGTCGGCGGATATAACAGCGTGCTGACAGAAAATAGAAATAAAGCGGGTAAAACCTTTATTACTACGGTGTTGTTTAATAATAAAAGCAGTTTATTACACAATAGAGAACCCATTGATAAAGTTAAAAATCTCACGCTGGATGACTACTCTGTCGGTGGAAACACCGCATTATTAGATGCCATTGGCGATACCATGGTAAAAATGCGTGAGAATAGAAAAATCACAAAGAATAATAATGTGTTGTTTGTGATTATTACTGACGGTGAAGAGAACAGTAGTACGAAATACAGTCAGTCTAAGATTAAATCTATGATTAAATCTGCAGAAGTTGAGGATAAATGGGACTTTATTTTCTTAGGTGCCAATATTGATGCGATTACGGCTGCGGATAATATCGGTATTAAGAGTTCTAATGCCACAGGTTATGTCCAAGATGGCACGGGTTACGATAAGGCGTATAAAGCAGTCAATAAAGCCGTAGAAGCAAAACAGAATGCCGCACCAATATCAGAGGAATGGAAACAGGAAGTTGAGCAAGACGCGAAGGATCGCAAAAAATAA